Proteins found in one Desertifilum tharense IPPAS B-1220 genomic segment:
- a CDS encoding SpoIID/LytB domain-containing protein produces the protein MTKSQIRKFFQEQPWWLLFLGFLPLPAMLAIAKSDFNSASTRLSVTQSIQPSPVVEPTPTPLPSPSAEPSVPPAPTPEASPSPQPTPNPTPSELTEAEKALNEAAKARYVASLPSVDSTIEMHVAIATKVPNLTLSSSIQAQVYDQSGQLLAQLAPHETYTLSASAAGMSLNTQSFPAVVFLDASHQGLTTIGNRTYRGRFLFVADGGVLWAVNYINLRQYLYSVVASEVSPSWKMEALKAQAIAARSYALTYYFKPVSSFYHLGSDEYYQVYSGIDREDERTSQAVDETAGEFVSYKGGIVESLYAASDDIVAEAFQGKGMSQLGALSLAEQGYTYEQILQNYYPRTSVSRLRLEFE, from the coding sequence ATGACCAAATCGCAAATTCGCAAATTCTTTCAAGAACAGCCTTGGTGGCTGCTATTCCTGGGCTTTTTGCCATTACCCGCGATGCTAGCAATTGCTAAAAGCGATTTTAACTCAGCTTCAACTCGTCTTTCGGTGACTCAAAGCATCCAACCTTCTCCTGTTGTAGAACCTACGCCGACACCGCTTCCTTCCCCTAGCGCTGAACCCTCTGTACCGCCAGCACCCACCCCGGAGGCTTCTCCTTCCCCCCAACCCACGCCAAACCCGACACCCTCCGAACTCACAGAAGCTGAAAAGGCTTTGAATGAAGCGGCTAAAGCCCGATATGTGGCCTCTTTACCTTCTGTTGATTCAACCATTGAAATGCATGTTGCGATCGCCACGAAGGTGCCAAACTTAACGTTAAGTTCCTCTATCCAAGCCCAAGTTTACGACCAAAGCGGACAACTGCTCGCCCAACTCGCCCCCCACGAAACCTATACTTTATCCGCCTCAGCAGCGGGAATGAGTTTAAATACCCAAAGCTTCCCGGCGGTGGTGTTCTTAGATGCGTCTCACCAAGGTTTAACCACTATTGGAAATCGAACCTATCGCGGGCGATTTTTGTTTGTGGCTGATGGCGGCGTCTTATGGGCGGTTAACTATATTAATTTGCGCCAATATCTCTATAGCGTCGTTGCTAGCGAAGTCTCGCCAAGCTGGAAAATGGAGGCGCTGAAAGCTCAGGCGATCGCGGCGCGTTCCTATGCCTTAACCTATTACTTTAAACCCGTCAGTTCGTTTTATCATCTCGGTTCAGACGAGTATTATCAAGTCTATAGCGGCATTGACCGAGAAGACGAACGCACCTCCCAAGCCGTAGACGAAACCGCAGGCGAGTTTGTCAGCTACAAAGGCGGTATTGTCGAGTCCCTGTATGCTGCTTCTGATGATATTGTCGCAGAAGCCTTCCAAGGGAAAGGGATGAGTCAACTCGGCGCGCTAAGTTTAGCCGAACAAGGGTATACCTACGAGCAAATTCTCCAAAACTATTATCCGCGCACCTCAGTTTCTCGTTTGCGTTTAGAGTTTGAGTAG
- a CDS encoding M48 family metalloprotease, which produces MLGNQLKTVGLLGLLSGLLVLAGYYLVGNEQGLYLGLIFAAISSFGSWYFSDKAALATYRAQPLQREEAPQLYDSVARLSNKAGLPMPKLFIVPTRTPNAFATGRNPENSAVAVTQGILEALTPEELEGVLAHELTHIRNRDTLTQAVAATLAGAITFVGRMLTFGAMYGPVTRDNRQGGNPLGVLALIILAPISAMLIQMAISRTREYAADAGAAEITGNPLGLVNALQKLEEIGRQIPMNGNPAMSPLLIVNPITAGGLQSLFRTHPPTEERVRRLTALLQQPKQEAVAAFSAE; this is translated from the coding sequence ATGCTTGGCAATCAATTAAAAACAGTCGGTCTATTAGGACTTTTAAGCGGATTACTCGTACTCGCGGGCTACTATCTCGTAGGGAACGAACAAGGTTTATATCTCGGTTTAATCTTCGCCGCCATTAGCAGCTTTGGTTCCTGGTACTTTTCAGATAAAGCCGCCTTAGCTACCTATCGCGCCCAACCCCTCCAGCGAGAAGAAGCCCCCCAACTTTACGATAGCGTCGCGCGTTTAAGTAACAAAGCGGGCTTACCCATGCCCAAACTGTTTATCGTTCCCACGCGAACCCCCAACGCCTTCGCCACCGGACGCAACCCCGAAAACTCCGCCGTAGCTGTCACCCAGGGGATTCTAGAAGCCTTAACCCCAGAAGAACTTGAAGGCGTTCTCGCCCACGAACTCACCCACATTCGCAACCGCGACACCCTCACCCAAGCCGTCGCCGCTACCCTAGCAGGTGCCATCACCTTCGTCGGACGGATGCTAACCTTTGGTGCAATGTACGGCCCCGTCACCCGCGATAACCGTCAAGGTGGCAACCCTCTAGGCGTCTTAGCCCTAATCATTTTGGCCCCGATTTCCGCCATGCTGATTCAAATGGCCATTTCTCGCACTCGCGAATATGCAGCCGATGCTGGGGCCGCAGAAATCACCGGCAATCCTTTAGGATTAGTCAACGCCTTGCAAAAACTTGAAGAAATCGGTCGCCAAATCCCCATGAATGGCAACCCCGCCATGTCACCCCTACTGATTGTTAACCCTATCACTGCTGGCGGTTTGCAATCCCTATTCCGGACGCATCCCCCCACCGAAGAACGCGTTCGCCGCCTAACCGCACTGCTACAGCAACCCAAGCAAGAAGCGGTGGCTGCATTTAGTGCTGAGTAG
- a CDS encoding cyanophycinase encodes MVNQVQETQADSGSGEATANPAKQAQGQLVIIGGAEDKDGDCKILREFVRLSGGLDAKIVVMTVATELPREVGDNYIRVFERLGVKDVRIADTADRDDARSSTILESIDKATGVFFTGGDQARITDTLKGTEIHKALLKRYRDGITVGGTSAGASMMSATMIVEGDSETHPRLEIVETDEGMSFLPEVVIDQHFSQRGRIGRLLAAVARKPHLLGLGIDENTAVVVSNHQLEVIGEASCTIVDLKGSSHSNIDTLLRDENLALCDVKLHVLPDGYKFDLATRSPIL; translated from the coding sequence ATGGTAAATCAGGTTCAAGAAACGCAAGCCGACTCTGGTAGTGGAGAAGCTACCGCAAATCCAGCGAAACAAGCCCAAGGACAACTCGTTATTATTGGTGGGGCAGAAGATAAAGACGGCGACTGCAAAATCTTGCGCGAATTTGTCCGGCTTTCGGGCGGATTAGATGCCAAAATTGTGGTGATGACTGTGGCTACCGAACTTCCTAGAGAAGTCGGCGATAATTATATTCGCGTATTTGAACGTTTAGGCGTGAAAGATGTCCGAATTGCCGATACCGCAGACCGAGATGACGCGCGTTCTTCAACCATTTTAGAATCTATTGATAAAGCAACAGGCGTCTTTTTTACCGGAGGCGACCAAGCTAGAATCACAGATACCCTAAAAGGTACAGAAATTCATAAAGCCCTATTAAAACGCTATCGCGATGGCATTACAGTGGGTGGAACCAGCGCCGGGGCGAGTATGATGTCTGCAACCATGATTGTAGAGGGAGATTCAGAAACCCATCCCCGTTTAGAAATTGTCGAAACCGATGAAGGGATGAGTTTCTTACCGGAAGTGGTAATTGACCAACACTTTTCTCAGCGGGGAAGAATTGGACGCCTTCTAGCAGCCGTCGCTCGCAAACCGCACCTGTTAGGATTAGGCATTGATGAAAATACCGCCGTAGTCGTTTCTAACCACCAGTTAGAAGTGATTGGCGAAGCCTCTTGTACGATTGTCGATTTAAAGGGAAGTTCCCACAGTAACATCGACACCTTACTCAGAGATGAGAACTTAGCCCTGTGCGACGTGAAACTGCATGTTTTACCCGATGGGTATAAGTTTGACTTGGCAACGCGATCGCCAATCCTTTAG
- a CDS encoding response regulator: MKSPHKSKPKILVVDDEPDNLDLLYRTFRRDYQVLRAESGPVALDILATEGDVAVIISDQRMPLMSGTEFLSLTATQYPEIIRIILTGYTDVEDLVEAINAGKVFKYVTKPWEETELRAVVQQGVDTHNVLKARTRELCRTLRQESLLNAVTNTIRSALDYRQILQTIVDTVGHMFEVDLCILRPFQEGEMQNEWFVYDATEAQLKARSGEGTYRQNSNGEPLTNPLHALLAQTVWETQDIQVIYEVATDERFQNLELLENPVEQLALQQRYLAFEQANICSSLVVPLICQQELMAVLALHQCQEPRNWQDDEVQLVVMVADQAGLAVSQARAYEQVRELAKRESLVNTITAAIRSSLDPQDIFAAITQQLGQALQVDGCALSLWTGEDEYVQCVGLYDRALGVRSTDPQDPLSSDLSFSTPAIANDAQNLRPRSVSLPQSVVPITGNPVLVKLLETKQHVAIHDLRTHEQERLLDLPLRERARALLVVPLLSDGQIIGSISLRQTQSPRKWTNAEIELAQAVAAQAAIAVQQSRLYQKTRQQAEQLLELDRQKTEFFQNISHEFRTPLTLTIGPLESAVASGQGLSYEQSAIALRNQRRLLRLVNQLLDLQRLDAGRMQPSFRPCNLGELVNQIVDAFGSYCEKKGIELVTQLAPVPPIYLDVERFDKVLYNLLSNAMKFTNVNGQITVILQKAGDHCLLQVQDSGIGIRADQIPHLFERFRQAEGSVNRSYEGTGLGLALVRELVELHGGQISVESIYGEGSTFSVWLQIGSAHLPAEQVIEVPTELQSRRASVEFADIEVEELMTTGAAGSEESLPNNNSTEVGNATILVVDDNADLRTYVSSILTNSGYRVLLARNGAQGFEVAQAQRPDLIVTDLMMPVVSGLEMIVSIRNCEEIKGTPIVLLTAKVDEDTRIEGAERGADAYLSKPFNDRELLAEVRNLLALKANERRVSELNTYLTESVLRRFLPPVMVQKAAEGTLSLSLRPEPRLITILFSDIVGFTQISNTLRSRRVAEVLNEYLEEMSHAVFENGGTVDKFMGDAVLAIFGAPEDLSPNEQVKRAIATARQMQARLEVLNDRWQTAGIPQVRFRCGIHQGTAVVGMFGSAERADYTAIGPAVNIASRLQQAAEPSTILVSAAVADYLAEDEITKCSPLKLKGVDETVLTFAVSAVKGV, translated from the coding sequence ATGAAATCCCCCCACAAAAGTAAGCCGAAAATATTGGTTGTCGATGACGAACCCGATAACCTCGATTTGCTGTATCGCACGTTCCGCCGCGATTACCAGGTACTCAGAGCCGAATCCGGGCCAGTGGCGTTGGATATTTTGGCCACCGAAGGCGATGTTGCGGTGATCATCTCCGATCAACGAATGCCGTTGATGAGCGGGACTGAGTTTCTCAGCTTAACCGCCACCCAATATCCAGAAATCATCCGGATTATCCTCACCGGCTATACCGATGTTGAAGACCTCGTAGAAGCCATTAACGCCGGTAAAGTCTTTAAATATGTCACCAAACCCTGGGAAGAAACCGAACTGCGAGCCGTCGTGCAGCAAGGCGTCGATACCCATAACGTCCTCAAAGCGCGCACCCGCGAACTGTGCCGCACCCTGCGCCAAGAATCGCTGCTCAATGCCGTCACCAACACCATCCGCAGTGCCTTAGACTACCGCCAAATCCTGCAAACCATCGTCGATACCGTCGGCCATATGTTTGAGGTGGATTTGTGCATTTTGCGCCCCTTCCAAGAGGGAGAAATGCAAAACGAGTGGTTCGTCTACGATGCAACCGAAGCCCAACTCAAAGCGCGTTCTGGCGAAGGCACCTATCGCCAAAACAGCAATGGCGAACCCCTCACCAACCCCCTGCACGCCCTTTTGGCGCAAACCGTCTGGGAAACCCAAGACATTCAAGTCATTTACGAAGTCGCCACCGACGAACGCTTCCAGAACCTCGAACTCCTCGAAAACCCCGTCGAACAACTGGCCCTCCAACAGCGCTATCTCGCCTTTGAACAAGCGAATATTTGCTCTAGCTTGGTGGTTCCCCTCATCTGCCAGCAAGAACTGATGGCCGTGCTGGCGCTGCATCAGTGCCAAGAACCGCGCAACTGGCAAGATGATGAGGTGCAACTGGTGGTGATGGTGGCCGATCAAGCTGGGTTAGCCGTTTCCCAAGCCCGCGCCTACGAACAGGTGCGCGAACTTGCCAAGCGCGAAAGCTTAGTCAATACCATTACCGCCGCTATCCGTTCGAGTCTCGATCCCCAAGATATTTTTGCTGCTATTACCCAACAACTCGGACAAGCGTTGCAAGTCGATGGGTGTGCTTTATCGTTGTGGACGGGAGAAGACGAGTACGTTCAATGCGTGGGATTATACGATCGCGCCTTGGGGGTACGCTCCACCGATCCCCAAGATCCCCTCTCCTCCGATCTGTCGTTCTCGACGCCCGCGATCGCCAATGATGCTCAGAACCTTCGTCCCCGTTCGGTTTCCCTCCCCCAGTCGGTGGTGCCGATTACGGGGAACCCGGTTTTAGTGAAACTTTTAGAAACCAAACAGCATGTTGCGATCCACGACTTGCGAACCCACGAACAAGAACGCTTGCTCGATTTACCCCTGCGAGAACGGGCTAGAGCTTTGTTAGTGGTTCCCTTGCTCTCGGATGGGCAAATTATTGGCAGCATTTCTTTGCGCCAAACCCAATCTCCCCGTAAATGGACTAACGCAGAGATTGAACTGGCTCAAGCCGTCGCCGCTCAAGCTGCGATCGCCGTTCAGCAGTCTCGCCTCTACCAAAAAACCCGCCAGCAAGCCGAGCAACTGCTGGAGTTAGACCGCCAAAAAACGGAATTCTTCCAAAATATCTCCCACGAATTCCGCACCCCCCTCACCCTCACCATCGGTCCGCTAGAGTCGGCCGTCGCATCGGGACAGGGCTTATCTTACGAACAAAGCGCGATCGCTCTCCGCAACCAGCGCCGCCTGTTACGCCTCGTCAACCAATTGCTAGACTTGCAGCGCCTAGACGCCGGACGAATGCAGCCCAGTTTCCGACCCTGCAACCTCGGCGAGTTAGTCAACCAAATTGTAGATGCCTTTGGGTCTTATTGCGAGAAAAAAGGGATCGAACTGGTGACGCAATTAGCGCCCGTACCGCCGATTTACCTAGATGTCGAGCGGTTTGATAAGGTGCTGTATAACCTGCTGTCCAATGCCATGAAGTTCACCAACGTGAACGGACAGATTACGGTGATTTTGCAGAAAGCGGGGGATCATTGCCTCCTGCAAGTGCAAGATAGCGGGATTGGCATTCGCGCCGATCAGATTCCCCATTTATTCGAGCGTTTTCGACAAGCGGAAGGCTCCGTCAATCGTTCCTACGAAGGAACGGGGTTAGGATTGGCCCTCGTTCGCGAATTGGTGGAACTGCACGGCGGGCAAATTTCTGTAGAATCCATCTATGGGGAAGGCTCAACCTTCTCGGTGTGGTTGCAAATCGGTAGCGCTCATTTGCCCGCAGAACAGGTGATTGAAGTCCCCACAGAGTTACAAAGCCGACGCGCTTCTGTAGAGTTTGCCGATATTGAAGTTGAAGAGTTAATGACGACCGGGGCAGCAGGTTCAGAGGAAAGTCTGCCCAACAATAATTCCACAGAGGTAGGCAATGCCACGATCCTGGTAGTAGACGATAATGCCGATCTGCGAACCTATGTCTCTAGCATTCTCACCAATAGCGGCTATCGCGTCTTGCTCGCCCGCAATGGCGCGCAAGGGTTTGAAGTCGCTCAAGCCCAACGCCCCGATTTAATTGTGACGGATTTGATGATGCCTGTGGTGTCGGGTTTAGAGATGATTGTCTCGATTCGCAACTGCGAGGAGATTAAAGGGACGCCCATTGTTCTGCTGACGGCAAAGGTGGATGAAGATACGCGCATTGAAGGGGCGGAACGCGGTGCCGATGCCTATTTATCGAAGCCGTTTAACGATCGAGAGTTATTGGCTGAGGTTCGCAACTTATTAGCCCTCAAAGCTAACGAACGCCGGGTTTCTGAGTTGAATACCTATTTAACTGAGTCGGTGCTGCGCCGCTTTTTACCGCCCGTGATGGTGCAAAAAGCCGCAGAGGGGACGCTCTCGCTGTCTTTGCGTCCAGAACCGCGCCTGATTACGATTTTATTTAGCGATATTGTCGGGTTTACCCAAATTTCTAATACATTGCGATCGCGCCGAGTGGCTGAAGTCCTCAATGAATACCTGGAGGAAATGAGCCACGCAGTCTTTGAAAATGGCGGTACGGTGGATAAGTTTATGGGCGATGCGGTGCTGGCGATTTTTGGCGCGCCGGAAGATTTAAGCCCAAACGAACAGGTAAAAAGAGCGATCGCGACTGCAAGGCAAATGCAAGCCCGTTTAGAAGTCCTGAACGATCGCTGGCAAACGGCCGGTATTCCCCAAGTCCGTTTTCGCTGCGGCATTCACCAAGGAACGGCTGTCGTTGGCATGTTTGGCAGTGCCGAACGTGCCGATTATACGGCAATTGGGCCGGCGGTTAACATTGCTTCCCGCTTGCAGCAAGCCGCCGAACCCAGTACGATCCTCGTTTCTGCCGCCGTTGCCGATTATTTGGCAGAAGACGAAATTACCAAATGCAGTCCCCTAAAGCTCAAAGGGGTGGATGAAACCGTTCTCACGTTTGCGGTTTCGGCGGTTAAAGGGGTTTAA
- a CDS encoding trypsin-like serine protease, with product MVVPVQSHARLIVASVTVLAATLGTNAIAQAGTIRHDRADAEYLDLATLFPSVGYLRARNDGGGWTCSGTLIDASYVLTAAHCVESPEGYLTQGSFSVGGSRYGIAGVTAHEGWFSSNRQLLSGTDIAILLLDRAVANVNPAELFRGTNEHLQLGTYVGYGLTGNGLTGSIPGSGGTKRAGQNIIALGGQLSRYGYNDKLLVSNFSDPRRAGSNPFNTAQHLEYQLSSGDSGGGLFINNQVAGVHSFISDRSGGKIDSNYGEFSASVRVFDHLNWIRNQITNLAIRFNRPASERITSLGQGTTVTELPSTSGNNFTPSSAAVQDWDNLPEQPESVPEPNLVWGLCGLGLFGWLGRRKWKNAPTAPKR from the coding sequence ATGGTTGTTCCTGTGCAAAGTCATGCTCGGCTTATTGTTGCGTCTGTCACTGTTTTAGCGGCGACACTGGGTACAAATGCGATCGCTCAGGCGGGAACCATCCGCCACGATCGCGCGGATGCTGAATATCTCGATTTAGCCACGCTGTTTCCGAGTGTCGGATATTTGCGGGCGAGAAATGACGGGGGCGGTTGGACTTGTTCGGGTACGCTGATTGATGCCTCCTATGTCCTCACGGCTGCCCATTGCGTTGAATCTCCAGAGGGCTATCTGACGCAAGGCAGCTTTTCTGTAGGTGGCAGCCGCTATGGTATTGCGGGCGTGACGGCCCATGAAGGTTGGTTTTCAAGCAACCGCCAGTTACTCTCCGGTACGGATATCGCGATTTTACTCCTCGATCGAGCAGTCGCGAATGTGAATCCGGCGGAACTCTTTAGGGGAACCAACGAACACCTACAACTGGGAACCTATGTAGGGTATGGTTTAACGGGTAACGGTTTGACGGGTTCAATTCCCGGTTCGGGGGGAACGAAACGCGCCGGACAGAATATTATTGCGTTGGGCGGTCAGTTATCCCGCTATGGCTATAATGACAAACTGCTGGTTTCCAACTTTAGCGATCCGAGGCGTGCCGGATCAAACCCCTTCAATACCGCCCAGCATTTAGAATATCAACTCTCATCGGGGGATAGTGGCGGGGGATTATTTATCAATAACCAAGTGGCGGGGGTGCATTCGTTTATTAGCGATCGCTCTGGTGGGAAAATTGACTCCAACTATGGAGAATTCTCGGCTTCGGTGCGCGTCTTTGACCATCTCAACTGGATTCGCAACCAAATTACCAATCTAGCAATTCGCTTCAATCGACCGGCTTCTGAGCGGATTACAAGTCTAGGTCAAGGCACGACAGTTACCGAGCTTCCCTCAACCTCTGGCAATAATTTTACCCCTTCCTCTGCTGCCGTACAGGATTGGGATAACTTGCCAGAACAACCGGAATCGGTACCCGAACCGAACCTCGTTTGGGGACTCTGCGGTTTAGGGCTTTTCGGCTGGTTAGGGCGGCGCAAGTGGAAAAACGCTCCAACCGCACCCAAGCGTTAA
- a CDS encoding lysylphosphatidylglycerol synthase domain-containing protein codes for MKKILSRLKPYLRWVILGGTLFFLAKALKDNWREVAAIRIEPAGWAALTLALGVTLLAHIWSGWVWGWILQTFKQPVSNVWAVMVYLKTNIAKYLPGNVWHFYGRIKAVTGLGASLGVATLSVLLEPLLMAAAALLIALIGSQQLNWGLQLLALVAVLGGIHPRVLNPILDYLKRVKGKVSKSTRSETADPSVTEAPPENAQEASYQLKRYPLVPLLGEVGFVGLRGVGFVLTFLPFVNLSADQVPSIMSAFSLAWLLGLVIPGAPGGIGVFEATALALLDRQFSSAILLSAVALYRLISVIAEAAGAGLVWLDERR; via the coding sequence ATGAAGAAAATTCTGTCACGCCTGAAACCGTATCTGCGCTGGGTGATTCTGGGCGGAACGCTATTTTTTCTAGCAAAAGCTTTAAAAGATAATTGGCGAGAAGTTGCAGCCATTCGCATCGAACCCGCCGGATGGGCCGCTTTAACCTTAGCCTTGGGCGTCACTCTCCTGGCTCATATTTGGTCGGGATGGGTATGGGGTTGGATTTTGCAAACCTTTAAACAACCCGTTTCTAATGTTTGGGCAGTTATGGTTTACCTGAAAACCAATATCGCCAAATATTTACCCGGTAATGTTTGGCACTTCTACGGACGAATTAAAGCCGTTACGGGTCTGGGGGCTTCTTTAGGGGTCGCAACCCTCAGCGTGCTATTAGAGCCGCTATTAATGGCCGCTGCGGCTTTGTTGATTGCCCTAATCGGCAGCCAGCAACTCAATTGGGGGCTGCAACTGTTGGCGCTAGTGGCGGTACTCGGCGGCATTCATCCCCGCGTTTTGAACCCGATTTTAGACTATCTCAAGCGCGTCAAAGGCAAGGTCAGTAAATCAACCCGCTCAGAAACGGCTGACCCTTCCGTCACTGAAGCACCCCCTGAGAATGCTCAGGAAGCCAGCTATCAACTCAAACGCTATCCTCTGGTTCCCTTATTGGGAGAGGTGGGATTTGTTGGGTTGCGCGGGGTTGGCTTTGTCTTGACGTTTCTTCCCTTTGTGAACCTAAGCGCCGACCAAGTTCCCTCAATTATGAGCGCGTTTAGTCTTGCTTGGCTGTTGGGTTTAGTGATTCCGGGGGCCCCTGGTGGGATTGGCGTGTTTGAAGCGACGGCTTTGGCGCTGTTAGATCGTCAATTTTCGTCAGCGATTTTGTTGAGTGCTGTGGCGCTATACCGCTTGATTAGCGTTATTGCAGAAGCGGCGGGTGCGGGTTTGGTTTGGCTAGATGAACGGCGTTGA
- a CDS encoding tRNA (5-methylaminomethyl-2-thiouridine)(34)-methyltransferase MnmD — MESYQPQTTADGSFTFFSDEFGEAFHSSHGARLEAELKFIVPTQLAQKAVQFAPAKIHILDICYGLGYNTAVALETLWQANPNCQIEWLGLERDLIVPQSAINHNFLEHWSTPVRDILQQLSSTQTCQTPQLQAQLLIGDARETLKHVHQQGFLADAIFLDPFSPPHCPQLWTVEFLSLASQCLKPDGRLATYSCAASVRIALMQAGLKIGSTEPFGRRSPGTIASYTELDLPPLSPQEQEHLQTTAAIPYRDPQLNDPPELILQRRRQEQQASSLEPTTHWKKRWSTR; from the coding sequence ATGGAATCCTACCAGCCTCAAACCACAGCAGATGGTTCATTTACCTTTTTTTCCGATGAGTTTGGCGAAGCCTTTCATAGCAGTCACGGCGCTAGATTAGAAGCCGAACTCAAATTTATTGTACCGACTCAACTGGCTCAGAAGGCAGTGCAATTCGCGCCAGCCAAAATCCACATCCTCGATATCTGCTACGGCTTGGGATACAATACCGCCGTTGCCCTCGAAACCCTTTGGCAGGCTAACCCCAATTGTCAGATAGAATGGCTAGGTTTAGAACGAGATCTCATCGTTCCCCAAAGCGCCATTAACCATAACTTTCTAGAGCATTGGTCTACCCCAGTTCGCGATATCCTACAACAGTTAAGTTCTACCCAAACTTGCCAGACGCCCCAATTGCAAGCCCAATTGCTGATTGGCGATGCTAGAGAAACCCTCAAACACGTTCATCAGCAAGGTTTTCTCGCCGATGCCATCTTTTTAGACCCCTTTTCGCCGCCCCATTGTCCGCAATTGTGGACTGTAGAATTCTTAAGCCTCGCCAGTCAATGTCTCAAACCCGATGGACGGCTGGCGACCTATTCTTGTGCGGCGTCGGTGAGAATTGCCTTAATGCAAGCCGGATTAAAGATTGGTTCAACCGAACCCTTCGGAAGGCGATCGCCAGGAACCATCGCCAGTTACACTGAACTAGACTTACCCCCCCTATCCCCACAAGAACAAGAACACCTGCAAACCACCGCCGCCATCCCCTATCGAGATCCGCAGCTTAACGATCCGCCAGAACTCATTTTGCAACGCCGCCGCCAAGAACAGCAAGCCTCCAGCTTAGAACCTACCACCCACTGGAAAAAACGCTGGTCTACCCGCTAA
- a CDS encoding GNAT family N-acetyltransferase, which produces MNSDYSHSTYCEPDSEGDCTTHFPYTVRVSRLEDVEQSAEILAESFHSRSGPMGYIYPLLRLGISEDLRNRVRSPSPHYVCLVAVETSNSSNPLKVAGTVEMGVRFRPGGVGSSDRSISASPRSHQQLYISNLAVKAIYRRQGIASALLQSCEQMALRWGCPHLYLHVLENNHQARRLYYRLGYRLHRIDWSWECWLFSKPRKLLLYKHLSAQPRAEVSAQERDRS; this is translated from the coding sequence GTGAATTCCGATTACAGTCATTCAACCTATTGCGAGCCAGATTCTGAGGGCGATTGTACCACTCATTTTCCCTATACGGTTCGAGTCTCTCGTTTAGAAGATGTCGAACAAAGTGCAGAAATTTTAGCGGAAAGCTTTCATTCGCGCTCTGGGCCAATGGGTTATATCTATCCTTTATTGCGCCTGGGAATTTCTGAAGATTTACGCAACCGCGTGCGATCGCCCTCGCCTCATTATGTCTGTCTGGTGGCCGTTGAAACCAGCAATTCCAGCAATCCCCTGAAGGTGGCGGGAACGGTGGAAATGGGCGTGCGCTTCCGTCCGGGTGGGGTCGGCTCGTCCGATCGTTCGATTTCCGCGAGTCCTAGAAGCCACCAACAGCTTTATATCTCGAATTTGGCGGTCAAAGCCATTTATCGCCGCCAAGGGATTGCTAGCGCTCTGTTGCAGTCGTGCGAGCAGATGGCGCTGCGCTGGGGATGCCCGCATTTGTACTTGCATGTTTTAGAAAATAACCATCAGGCTCGCCGCCTCTACTACCGTTTGGGGTATCGCTTGCACCGCATTGATTGGAGTTGGGAGTGCTGGCTGTTTTCTAAGCCTCGCAAACTTTTGCTCTACAAGCACTTGTCGGCTCAACCTCGCGCTGAAGTGTCGGCTCAAGAACGCGATCGCTCTTGA
- the rsmG gene encoding 16S rRNA (guanine(527)-N(7))-methyltransferase RsmG yields the protein MHDSLMLPEMTQQWQNTLGWEPSAAQQQQFQQLYALILEGNTRLNLTRITQPDEFWEKHLWDSLRGIKGWLQADTLAKAIDIGTGAGFPGIPMALVLPQTQVTLLDSVRKRMAFLTSLLREMGVQNATAVVGRAEAVGQLPQYREKYDVAMIRAVAAAPVCAEYALPLLKVGGKAVLYRGHWTTEEAEGLDLALQQLGGAIESVDAFTTPLTQGVRHCVYLHKEKPTPAEFPRAVGIPASQPLGVSG from the coding sequence ATGCACGATTCATTGATGCTGCCAGAAATGACACAACAGTGGCAGAATACCCTAGGATGGGAACCTTCAGCGGCGCAGCAACAGCAGTTTCAACAGCTTTATGCGTTGATTTTGGAGGGGAATACGCGGCTGAATTTGACCCGCATTACTCAGCCGGATGAGTTTTGGGAAAAGCATTTATGGGATTCGTTGCGGGGAATTAAGGGATGGTTGCAAGCTGATACTTTGGCGAAAGCGATTGATATTGGGACGGGGGCGGGATTTCCGGGTATTCCGATGGCTTTGGTTTTACCCCAAACTCAGGTTACGCTTCTGGACTCTGTTCGCAAGCGCATGGCTTTTTTAACTTCTCTGTTGCGAGAAATGGGGGTGCAGAATGCGACGGCGGTGGTCGGTCGGGCGGAAGCGGTGGGACAATTACCTCAGTATCGCGAAAAGTATGATGTAGCGATGATTCGGGCGGTGGCGGCTGCGCCTGTTTGTGCGGAGTATGCTTTACCTTTGTTGAAGGTGGGGGGGAAGGCGGTATTGTATCGCGGACATTGGACGACTGAGGAGGCGGAGGGGTTGGACTTGGCGCTTCAGCAGTTGGGAGGCGCAATAGAGTCTGTGGATGCGTTTACAACGCCTTTAACTCAAGGGGTGCGTCATTGCGTTTATTTACATAAGGAAAAGCCGACTCCGGCGGAGTTTCCCCGCGCGGTTGGGATTCCGGCTTCTCAACCTTTGGGGGTTAGCGGGTAG